One Microbacterium sp. zg-B96 genomic region harbors:
- the dxs gene encoding 1-deoxy-D-xylulose-5-phosphate synthase, translating into MSLLASVSGPRDLDRMTVAELDALAAEIREFLVENVARTGGHLGPNLGVVELTIAIHRVFRSPEDPIIFDTGHQSYVHKLLTGRQDFSQLRARGGLAGYPQRSESPHDVVESSHASSSLSWADGISRALNRTGRTDRHVVAVVGDGALTGGMTWEALNNITDDNDRNLVIVINDNGRSYAPTIGGMARYLNRVRTAEAYRTLHRGSDSLFRRLGPAARAVYRGVRGGTHGFLTRFVNNAALYSNLDIKYLGPVDGHDMASLLETLELAKSYGAPVIVHAITDKGRGFGPALSDEADQFHAVGRIDPITGEAIGGAGAGATAWTDVFSEELVAAGEQREDIIAMTAAMLRPTGLLPFAQRFPDRVYDVGIAEQHAVASAAGLAYGGLHPVVALYATFINRAFDQVLMDVALHKAGVTFVLDRAGVTGPDGPSHHGVWDLAMLQLVPQIRIAVPRDAERLREEFREAIAVSDAPTVVRFPKGAVGTDLPAIERLRDGVDVLARSDAEDVLLVGIGPMAHLAMDVAERLRAQGIGATVVDPRWVIPVQPSIVELAATHRLVITLEDGIRVGGIGTRVRQVLREAGVDTAVDELGLPDEFIDHATREQILADAGLTAAKIAQDVVSQVLGIRIPVARPTTDTGALWMTQVTSPDDSAQNRDDQS; encoded by the coding sequence ATGTCGCTGCTCGCTTCGGTCTCCGGACCCCGCGACCTCGATCGGATGACGGTCGCGGAACTCGATGCACTCGCGGCGGAGATCCGTGAGTTCCTCGTGGAGAACGTCGCCCGCACGGGCGGTCATCTCGGTCCGAACCTCGGCGTGGTCGAGCTGACCATCGCGATCCACCGCGTCTTCCGCTCGCCGGAGGACCCGATCATCTTCGACACCGGCCACCAGTCGTACGTGCACAAACTGCTCACCGGCCGCCAGGACTTCTCACAGTTGCGCGCCCGGGGCGGGCTTGCCGGCTACCCGCAGCGCAGCGAAAGCCCACACGACGTCGTGGAGTCCTCACACGCGTCCAGCTCGCTCAGCTGGGCCGACGGCATCTCCCGCGCCCTCAACCGCACCGGTCGCACCGACCGTCACGTCGTCGCAGTCGTCGGTGACGGCGCGCTGACCGGCGGGATGACCTGGGAGGCGCTCAACAACATCACCGACGACAACGACCGCAACCTCGTGATCGTCATCAACGACAACGGCCGCTCCTACGCGCCCACGATCGGCGGCATGGCGCGCTACCTCAACCGGGTGCGCACCGCCGAGGCCTACCGCACCCTCCACCGCGGTTCGGATTCGCTGTTCCGCCGGCTCGGGCCTGCAGCCCGCGCGGTGTACCGCGGCGTGCGCGGCGGCACGCACGGGTTCCTGACGCGCTTCGTCAACAACGCCGCGCTGTACTCGAACCTCGACATCAAATACCTCGGCCCCGTCGACGGGCACGACATGGCGTCGCTGCTGGAAACCCTGGAACTGGCGAAGTCCTACGGCGCCCCGGTGATCGTGCACGCGATCACCGATAAGGGCCGCGGCTTCGGGCCCGCCCTCAGCGACGAGGCCGACCAATTCCACGCCGTCGGCCGCATCGACCCGATCACCGGTGAGGCGATCGGCGGCGCCGGCGCCGGCGCCACCGCCTGGACCGACGTATTCTCCGAAGAACTGGTCGCCGCCGGGGAGCAGCGCGAGGACATCATCGCGATGACCGCGGCGATGCTGCGCCCCACCGGCCTGCTCCCGTTCGCGCAGCGCTTCCCCGACCGCGTCTACGACGTCGGCATCGCCGAACAGCACGCCGTGGCCTCCGCCGCCGGGCTGGCCTACGGCGGACTGCACCCCGTGGTCGCGCTCTACGCCACCTTCATCAACCGGGCGTTCGACCAGGTGCTGATGGACGTGGCCCTGCACAAGGCCGGCGTCACGTTCGTGCTGGACCGCGCGGGTGTCACCGGTCCCGACGGCCCCAGCCACCACGGCGTGTGGGACCTGGCCATGCTGCAGCTCGTGCCGCAGATCCGCATCGCCGTGCCCCGCGACGCGGAGCGGCTGCGCGAGGAGTTCCGCGAGGCGATCGCCGTTTCCGACGCCCCCACCGTGGTCCGCTTCCCCAAGGGCGCCGTCGGCACCGATCTTCCGGCGATCGAGCGGCTGCGCGACGGCGTCGACGTGCTGGCCCGCAGTGACGCGGAGGACGTGCTGCTGGTGGGCATCGGCCCGATGGCGCACCTCGCGATGGACGTCGCCGAACGCCTCCGCGCGCAGGGGATCGGCGCGACGGTGGTCGACCCTCGCTGGGTGATCCCGGTGCAGCCGTCGATCGTCGAGCTCGCCGCGACGCACCGCCTGGTGATCACGCTCGAAGACGGCATCCGCGTCGGCGGCATCGGCACTCGGGTGCGACAGGTGCTGCGCGAGGCGGGCGTGGACACCGCCGTGGACGAGCTGGGGCTACCCGACGAGTTCATCGACCACGCCACGCGCGAGCAGATCCTCGCCGACGCCGGCCTGACCGCCGCGAAGATCGCGCAGGACGTGGTGTCGCAGGTGCTGGGCATCCGCATCCCGGTCGCTCGCCCCACGACCGACACCGGGGCGCTGTGGATGACCCAGGTCACGTCCCCCGACGACTCCGCTCAGAACCGCGACGACCAGTCCTGA
- a CDS encoding aconitate hydratase, with protein MATPRPTKETRVSSVDSFGAKSTLTVGSTDYEIFRIETVPGYDKLPFSLKVLLENLLRTEDGANVTKQQIQALGSWDPDAQPDTEIQFTPARVVMQDFTGVPCIVDLATMREAVTTLGGDPNKINPLSPAEMVIDHSVIADLFGTADALERNVEIEYQRNGERYQFLRWGQSAFNDFKVVPPGTGIVHQVNIEHLAKVIYDRQVDGVLRAYPDTCVGTDSHTTMVNGLGVLGWGVGGIEAEAAMLGQPVSMLIPRVVGFKLTGEIPAAVTATDVVLTITDMLRKHGVVGKFVEFYGAGVASVPLANRATIGNMSPEFGSTAAMFPIDDVTLEYLRLTGRDEQAVALVEAYAKAQSLWHDASVEPAFSEYMELDLSTVVPSIAGPKRPQDRILLSEAKTQFEKDIVGYATASTSDDIVDLESKHSFPASDPGQVPGVEEPVTREVHIGSGGPAATSKPVKVTPPEGDPYILDNGAVTLAAITSCTNTSNPSVMIAAGLLAQKAVQKGLKRKPWVKTTLGPGSKVVTDYYEKSGLDKALEAVGFYTVGYGCTICIGNSGPLIEEVSAAVNDHDLAVTAVLSGNRNFEGRISPDVKMNYLASPPLVVAYALAGSMHFDFETDALGKDTEGNDVFLRDIWPAPQEVQDVIATSISREQFIKQYATVFDGDERWKNLPTPTGPIFEWDEQSTYVRKAPYFEGMSMELTPVADITGARVMATLGDSVTTDHISPAGNIKPGTPAAQYLIEHGVERKDFNSFGSRRGNHEVMIRGTFANIRLKNQLVSAVNDGKVVEGGYTRDFTQPGGPQAFIYDASMNYQAEGTPLVIFGGKEYGSGSSRDWAAKGTSLLGVKAVITESFERIHRSNLIGMGVVPLQFPTGQSWESLGLDGTEIVSITGLEQLNEGVTPKTVRVTATPSEFSAEGKQPVEFDAIVRIDTPGEADYYRNGGILQYVLRSLV; from the coding sequence ATGGCCACCCCGCGGCCGACGAAGGAGACACGCGTGTCCAGTGTTGACAGCTTCGGTGCCAAGAGCACCCTGACGGTCGGCAGCACCGACTACGAGATCTTCCGCATCGAGACGGTGCCGGGGTACGACAAGCTCCCGTTCAGCCTCAAGGTGCTGCTGGAGAACCTGCTGCGCACCGAGGACGGCGCGAACGTCACGAAGCAGCAGATCCAGGCGCTGGGGTCGTGGGATCCCGACGCGCAGCCCGACACGGAGATCCAGTTCACCCCCGCGCGCGTGGTGATGCAGGACTTCACCGGTGTGCCCTGCATCGTCGACCTCGCCACGATGCGCGAGGCGGTCACCACCCTGGGCGGCGACCCGAACAAGATCAACCCGCTGTCTCCTGCGGAGATGGTGATCGACCACTCCGTGATCGCCGACCTGTTCGGCACCGCCGACGCGCTGGAGCGCAACGTCGAGATCGAGTACCAGCGCAACGGTGAGCGATACCAGTTCCTGCGCTGGGGTCAGAGCGCGTTCAACGACTTCAAGGTCGTCCCGCCTGGCACCGGCATCGTGCACCAGGTCAACATCGAGCACCTCGCCAAGGTCATCTACGACCGCCAGGTCGACGGTGTACTGCGGGCCTACCCCGACACCTGCGTCGGCACCGACTCGCACACCACGATGGTCAACGGCCTCGGCGTGCTGGGCTGGGGCGTCGGCGGCATCGAGGCCGAGGCCGCAATGCTCGGCCAGCCGGTGTCGATGCTCATCCCGCGCGTTGTCGGCTTCAAGCTCACCGGCGAGATCCCGGCCGCAGTGACCGCCACCGACGTCGTGCTGACGATCACCGACATGCTGCGCAAGCACGGCGTCGTCGGCAAGTTCGTCGAGTTCTACGGTGCCGGCGTCGCCTCGGTGCCCCTGGCCAACCGCGCCACCATCGGCAACATGAGCCCCGAGTTCGGCTCGACCGCGGCGATGTTCCCGATCGACGACGTGACGCTGGAGTACCTGCGCCTGACCGGTCGCGACGAGCAGGCCGTGGCACTGGTCGAGGCGTACGCCAAGGCGCAGTCCCTCTGGCACGACGCGTCGGTGGAGCCCGCCTTCAGCGAGTACATGGAGCTGGACCTGTCCACGGTCGTCCCCTCGATCGCCGGCCCCAAGCGCCCCCAGGACCGCATCCTGCTGTCGGAGGCCAAGACGCAGTTCGAGAAGGACATCGTCGGCTACGCCACGGCATCCACGTCCGACGACATCGTCGACCTCGAGTCGAAGCACTCGTTCCCCGCCTCCGACCCGGGCCAGGTGCCCGGTGTCGAGGAGCCGGTCACCCGCGAGGTGCACATCGGCAGCGGCGGACCGGCTGCAACCTCCAAGCCGGTCAAGGTGACCCCTCCCGAGGGTGACCCGTACATCCTCGACAACGGCGCTGTGACACTGGCCGCGATCACCTCGTGCACCAACACGTCGAACCCGTCGGTCATGATCGCCGCGGGTCTGCTCGCGCAGAAGGCGGTCCAGAAGGGTCTCAAGCGCAAGCCGTGGGTCAAGACCACGCTCGGCCCCGGTTCCAAGGTCGTCACCGACTACTACGAGAAGTCCGGCCTGGACAAGGCACTGGAAGCCGTCGGCTTCTACACCGTCGGCTACGGCTGCACCATCTGCATCGGCAACTCGGGACCGCTCATCGAAGAGGTCTCCGCCGCCGTCAACGATCACGACCTCGCCGTCACCGCGGTGCTGTCGGGTAACCGCAACTTCGAGGGGCGCATCAGCCCCGACGTGAAGATGAACTACCTGGCCTCGCCGCCGCTGGTGGTCGCCTACGCACTGGCCGGCTCGATGCACTTCGACTTCGAGACCGACGCGCTGGGCAAGGACACCGAGGGCAACGACGTGTTCCTCAGGGACATCTGGCCGGCACCGCAAGAGGTGCAGGACGTCATCGCCACCTCGATCTCGCGTGAGCAGTTCATCAAGCAGTACGCCACCGTGTTCGACGGCGACGAGCGCTGGAAGAACCTGCCCACCCCGACCGGCCCGATCTTCGAGTGGGACGAGCAGTCGACGTACGTGCGCAAGGCGCCGTACTTCGAGGGCATGTCGATGGAGCTGACCCCGGTCGCCGACATCACCGGCGCCCGCGTGATGGCCACGCTGGGCGACTCGGTCACGACCGACCACATCAGCCCGGCCGGCAACATCAAGCCCGGTACCCCCGCGGCGCAGTACCTCATCGAGCACGGTGTGGAGCGCAAGGACTTCAACTCCTTCGGCTCGCGCCGCGGCAACCACGAGGTCATGATCCGCGGCACCTTCGCGAACATCCGGCTGAAGAACCAGCTGGTCAGCGCGGTCAACGACGGCAAGGTCGTCGAGGGCGGCTACACCCGCGACTTCACGCAGCCGGGCGGCCCGCAGGCGTTCATCTACGACGCGTCGATGAACTATCAGGCCGAGGGCACCCCGCTGGTCATCTTCGGCGGCAAGGAGTACGGCTCCGGCTCGTCGCGCGACTGGGCGGCCAAGGGCACGAGCCTGCTGGGCGTGAAGGCCGTCATCACCGAGAGCTTCGAGCGCATCCACCGCTCCAACCTCATCGGCATGGGCGTCGTCCCTCTGCAGTTCCCCACCGGTCAGAGCTGGGAGTCCCTCGGCCTGGACGGCACCGAGATCGTCTCGATCACGGGTCTGGAGCAGCTGAACGAAGGCGTCACCCCGAAGACGGTCCGGGTCACCGCCACGCCCAGCGAGTTCTCCGCCGAGGGCAAGCAGCCGGTGGAATTCGATGCCATCGTGCGCATCGACACCCCCGGTGAAGCGGACTACTACCGCAACGGCGGCATCCTGCAGTACGTGCTGCGCAGCCTCGTCTGA
- a CDS encoding DUF3159 domain-containing protein produces MSTPHDPTADRDPDRDRDRDLTPPEPSTADVLGQALSGAARRAGLDPTDERPTGHVVWHAMGGWRGVLESVLPGLVFVVAYTLTVDRETGEANLPLSLGLSVGLAVLFTLLRLAQRTPPSAALGGLIATAAAAGLALLTGRGADNFVPGFITNAAYGTALLISALIGWSLIGLAAGYLMGEGTTWRRDPRKRRVFFWLTLAWAALFYARLAVQLPLYFADDVATLGTLKLIMGLPLFAPLIAVTWLAARALYARPAE; encoded by the coding sequence GTGAGCACACCGCACGACCCCACCGCCGACCGCGATCCCGACCGCGACCGCGACCGCGACCTCACGCCGCCCGAGCCGTCCACCGCGGATGTGCTGGGCCAGGCACTCAGCGGTGCCGCGCGTCGCGCCGGCCTGGATCCCACCGATGAGCGACCCACGGGCCATGTCGTCTGGCATGCGATGGGTGGCTGGCGCGGGGTGCTGGAATCCGTCCTGCCGGGCCTCGTCTTCGTCGTCGCGTACACGCTGACCGTCGATCGCGAGACGGGGGAGGCCAACCTGCCACTGAGCCTCGGGCTCTCCGTCGGCCTCGCGGTCCTCTTCACGCTGCTGCGTCTCGCGCAGCGCACCCCACCCTCCGCCGCCCTCGGCGGGCTGATCGCCACCGCGGCGGCCGCGGGGCTGGCACTGCTCACGGGCCGCGGCGCCGACAACTTCGTCCCCGGCTTCATCACCAACGCCGCGTACGGCACCGCACTGCTCATCTCGGCCCTGATCGGCTGGTCACTGATCGGTCTCGCGGCCGGTTATCTCATGGGGGAGGGGACGACCTGGCGGCGGGACCCCCGCAAGCGTCGGGTCTTCTTCTGGCTCACGCTGGCGTGGGCGGCACTGTTCTACGCCCGGCTCGCGGTGCAGCTTCCGCTGTATTTCGCCGATGACGTCGCGACGCTGGGAACCCTCAAACTGATCATGGGTCTGCCACTGTTCGCGCCCCTCATCGCGGTGACGTGGCTCGCCGCGCGCGCGCTCTACGCACGCCCGGCGGAGTGA
- a CDS encoding DUF3710 domain-containing protein: protein MTDPTSQDLPPRKAAPEDRAEHGPFDESEANPVRPYIDLGGIKVLPREGLNLRLEVEEQTKRIVAVGLDYADSTLQVQPFAAPRSAGLWDETREQIRQQIRQQGGRVEEREGPLGPELLAEVPVADTGGATGKRLARFVGVDGPRWFLRGVIGGAATSDADAAERVEDLFRSLVVVRGGTPMPPRDLIPLKMPATPGSA from the coding sequence ATGACCGACCCGACGTCACAGGACCTCCCGCCGCGCAAGGCCGCGCCCGAAGACCGAGCCGAGCACGGCCCGTTCGACGAGTCCGAAGCCAACCCGGTGCGCCCGTACATCGATCTCGGCGGCATCAAGGTGCTGCCCCGCGAGGGGTTGAACCTGCGCCTCGAGGTCGAGGAGCAGACCAAGCGCATCGTCGCGGTAGGCCTGGACTACGCCGACTCGACCCTCCAGGTGCAGCCGTTCGCCGCACCGCGCTCGGCAGGGCTGTGGGACGAGACCCGTGAGCAGATCCGCCAGCAGATCCGCCAGCAGGGCGGGCGCGTCGAGGAGCGCGAGGGTCCGTTGGGCCCCGAACTCCTCGCCGAGGTTCCCGTCGCCGACACCGGCGGCGCCACCGGAAAGCGCCTGGCGCGGTTCGTCGGCGTCGACGGCCCCCGCTGGTTCCTGCGGGGCGTCATCGGGGGAGCTGCGACCTCCGACGCGGATGCCGCGGAGCGCGTGGAAGACCTGTTCCGCTCCCTCGTGGTGGTGCGCGGCGGCACTCCGATGCCCCCGCGGGACCTCATCCCCCTGAAGATGCCGGCCACGCCGGGCAGCGCGTGA
- the dut gene encoding dUTP diphosphatase, with protein MTESVDVPIVASEVPGYAHPGDAGADLVSAEALRLEPGQRALVGTGVRIALPDGYAAFVVPRSGLAAKHGITIVNSPGTVDAGYRGEIKVALLNTDATEPYEIAVGDRIAQLIVMPVTRARFLPMPDLPGSVRGDGGFGSTGYDKTGNHA; from the coding sequence GTGACCGAATCCGTGGACGTTCCCATTGTTGCATCCGAGGTTCCCGGTTACGCCCACCCCGGCGACGCGGGAGCCGATCTCGTCTCGGCCGAAGCGCTGCGACTCGAACCAGGCCAGCGTGCCCTCGTCGGCACCGGTGTCCGGATCGCGCTGCCCGACGGCTACGCCGCTTTCGTGGTGCCCCGCAGCGGCCTGGCAGCCAAGCACGGGATCACGATCGTCAACTCGCCCGGCACCGTCGATGCCGGCTACCGCGGCGAGATCAAGGTCGCGCTACTGAACACCGATGCGACCGAGCCGTACGAGATCGCCGTGGGCGACCGCATCGCACAGCTGATCGTCATGCCCGTCACCCGCGCGCGCTTCCTGCCGATGCCTGATCTGCCCGGCAGCGTGCGCGGCGACGGCGGGTTCGGCTCCACCGGGTACGACAAGACAGGAAACCACGCATGA
- a CDS encoding DUF3093 domain-containing protein, producing the protein MQKTAAGIRPAYTYRERLSPSLWVLVSAAVVGPMAALVLTPLDPTLGLAVGAVVGIGAVALLMGLSPVIEVRDGWLHAGRAKIQVRYLGEPQALAGDAARAARGTELDSRSWLVVRGGVDGIVRVPVDDPRDPVPMWVISTRTPDRLSAAIRAARPGD; encoded by the coding sequence ATGCAGAAGACAGCGGCCGGCATTCGCCCGGCATACACATACCGAGAGCGGCTCAGTCCCTCGCTCTGGGTGCTCGTGAGCGCCGCTGTGGTCGGCCCGATGGCCGCCCTGGTGCTCACGCCCCTCGACCCGACCCTCGGCCTGGCGGTGGGAGCTGTCGTCGGCATCGGCGCGGTCGCGCTGCTGATGGGCCTGTCCCCCGTGATCGAAGTGCGCGACGGCTGGCTCCACGCCGGACGCGCGAAGATCCAGGTGCGCTACCTCGGTGAGCCGCAGGCGCTGGCAGGCGATGCCGCTCGCGCGGCGCGTGGCACCGAACTGGACTCGCGGTCGTGGCTGGTGGTGCGTGGCGGCGTGGACGGGATCGTTCGCGTGCCGGTCGATGACCCTCGCGACCCCGTGCCGATGTGGGTCATCTCCACCCGAACGCCCGACCGTCTCAGCGCTGCTATCCGCGCTGCACGGCCGGGCGACTGA
- a CDS encoding DUF4193 domain-containing protein — MATDYDAPRKTEDDSESIEALKERVPDKLSGAVDVEDADNPSGFELPGADLSDLELDVVVLPPQEDEFTCSNCFLVKHRSQIDHDTPAGAVCMECSA, encoded by the coding sequence ATGGCCACCGATTACGACGCACCGCGCAAGACCGAGGATGACAGCGAGTCGATTGAAGCGCTCAAGGAGCGAGTGCCCGACAAGCTCTCGGGCGCAGTCGACGTGGAGGATGCCGACAACCCGTCCGGCTTCGAGCTTCCCGGCGCCGACCTCTCCGACCTCGAGCTCGATGTCGTGGTGCTTCCCCCGCAGGAGGACGAGTTCACCTGCTCCAACTGCTTCCTCGTGAAGCACCGCTCGCAGATCGACCACGACACCCCCGCTGGCGCCGTGTGCATGGAGTGCTCCGCGTAA
- the sepH gene encoding septation protein SepH, whose amino-acid sequence MEQLKVIGTEDGTIVLATETGERFALPVDDVLRAELRKARRDRDGERRVPKSSPREIQAHIRSGMSAAEVADLFGARLEDIQRYEGPVLAEREHIVGQALAVPVLVGSELEPDAQPTFGAAVRAKLAEAGAVGERWTSWREQTGWIVKLEFTANDVDHDARWTFDPRRSTLAPQNSDATQLSRQGSLPDGLIPRLRALDHPVGKDESRFDSGAFGPRRPVEPEDFDAPEVRAHATPAVQSAAIKRAPDAPVTSSETADLLEALRRRRGQREPLPGTTAAAPSPVSSSPIALFEPADPGYDAARSEQPAEETRPSAHETQAADAGGRRKGGRPSMPSWDEIVFGARTEES is encoded by the coding sequence ATGGAACAGCTCAAGGTGATCGGCACCGAAGACGGCACGATCGTCCTCGCAACCGAGACGGGCGAACGCTTCGCCCTTCCCGTCGACGACGTGCTGCGCGCAGAACTGCGCAAGGCACGGCGCGACCGCGACGGGGAACGACGCGTACCCAAGTCCAGTCCGCGCGAGATTCAGGCGCACATCCGCTCCGGCATGTCGGCGGCGGAGGTCGCGGACCTGTTCGGCGCTCGACTGGAGGACATCCAGCGGTATGAGGGACCGGTGCTCGCCGAGCGCGAGCACATCGTGGGGCAAGCCCTCGCCGTGCCCGTTCTCGTTGGCAGCGAACTCGAACCCGACGCGCAGCCGACATTCGGCGCGGCCGTGCGAGCCAAGCTCGCCGAGGCCGGTGCTGTCGGCGAACGCTGGACCAGCTGGCGCGAACAGACCGGCTGGATCGTCAAGCTCGAGTTCACCGCGAACGACGTCGACCACGACGCCCGGTGGACCTTCGACCCGCGCCGCAGCACGCTGGCACCGCAGAACAGCGATGCCACCCAGCTCTCGCGTCAGGGATCGCTGCCGGACGGCCTCATCCCGCGGCTGCGTGCCCTGGACCACCCCGTCGGCAAGGACGAGTCCCGCTTCGACAGCGGTGCGTTCGGCCCCCGTCGCCCGGTGGAGCCCGAAGACTTCGACGCGCCGGAAGTGCGCGCCCACGCCACACCCGCGGTGCAGTCCGCCGCGATCAAGCGCGCCCCCGACGCACCGGTGACCTCCTCGGAGACCGCCGACCTGCTCGAGGCGCTGCGTCGTCGCCGCGGTCAGCGCGAGCCGCTGCCGGGGACGACCGCCGCTGCACCCTCCCCTGTCTCCTCGTCGCCGATCGCGCTGTTCGAGCCGGCGGATCCCGGTTATGACGCCGCCCGGTCCGAACAGCCTGCCGAAGAGACGCGCCCGTCGGCACACGAGACGCAGGCTGCCGATGCCGGTGGCCGGCGCAAGGGCGGGCGCCCCTCGATGCCGTCGTGGGACGAGATCGTCTTCGGCGCCCGCACCGAAGAGTCCTAA
- a CDS encoding nucleotide pyrophosphatase/phosphodiesterase family protein, translating into MSLSVPADPASARSLTDVMPHMVASLSGHDDWLPPAQSAIVFVVDGLGRFNLTSRAGHARFLVGAMAKRDIAHTVFPSTTAAALTSLLTGQGPGRHGIVGYRVRIPGTDEAPNQLKGWESHGLDPHSWQRAQPIFEREHGRPCFVVTKSEYAGTGFTEAILRGAEFVAADDLDERVQQAAELAARHPGALIYLYANELDALGHRHGWESDAWSAGLERVDAAARRLAQLASPRTGVVVTADHGMVDVPRHRHLLLREGDGLTDGVRVFGGEPRMLHLYADPDRAAAVHAAWLASEGDRSWVFTRDEAMQAGLFGPTDAEVIPRIGDVIVAARAGVAYYDDRGADKASQKMVGQHGSMTSEERIVPLIRLGAYAG; encoded by the coding sequence ATGTCTCTCAGCGTACCTGCGGACCCGGCCTCCGCCCGGAGCCTCACCGATGTCATGCCGCACATGGTGGCCTCTCTCTCAGGTCACGACGACTGGCTGCCGCCCGCACAGAGCGCGATCGTGTTCGTCGTCGATGGGCTGGGCCGCTTCAATCTCACCTCCCGCGCCGGTCACGCCCGGTTCCTGGTGGGCGCGATGGCCAAGCGCGATATCGCCCACACGGTCTTTCCGAGCACCACGGCAGCCGCCCTCACGAGCCTGCTCACCGGCCAGGGCCCTGGTCGCCACGGCATCGTGGGGTATCGCGTGCGCATCCCGGGCACCGATGAGGCCCCGAACCAGCTGAAGGGCTGGGAGTCGCACGGCCTGGATCCGCACTCCTGGCAGCGCGCCCAGCCGATCTTCGAGCGCGAGCACGGCCGGCCCTGCTTCGTCGTGACGAAGTCGGAGTATGCCGGCACCGGGTTCACCGAGGCGATCCTGCGGGGCGCCGAGTTCGTCGCCGCGGACGATCTGGACGAGCGCGTGCAGCAGGCCGCCGAGTTGGCCGCCCGTCACCCGGGCGCGCTGATCTACCTCTACGCCAACGAGCTCGACGCGCTCGGCCACCGCCACGGGTGGGAGTCCGACGCCTGGTCGGCGGGGCTGGAGCGGGTGGATGCCGCGGCCCGCCGGCTCGCGCAACTGGCGTCCCCGCGCACCGGCGTCGTGGTGACCGCAGACCACGGCATGGTCGACGTGCCGCGGCATCGCCACCTGCTGCTGCGCGAAGGAGACGGACTCACCGACGGCGTGCGCGTGTTCGGCGGGGAGCCGCGGATGCTGCACCTGTATGCCGACCCGGACCGCGCCGCGGCGGTGCATGCAGCGTGGCTTGCGTCCGAGGGTGACCGGTCCTGGGTGTTCACCCGTGACGAAGCCATGCAGGCGGGACTGTTCGGACCGACCGACGCGGAGGTGATCCCGCGCATCGGCGACGTGATCGTCGCGGCTCGAGCCGGTGTGGCCTACTACGATGACCGCGGCGCCGACAAGGCGTCACAGAAGATGGTCGGCCAGCACGGGTCGATGACCTCGGAGGAGCGGATCGTGCCGCTCATCCGACTAGGCGCCTACGCCGGTTAG